The Bacteroidales bacterium genome contains the following window.
TTAGTCGGATATGGTTAACATTCCCTGACCCTCAAATTAAAAACAAACAAACAAAAAACAGGTTAACATCTCCAAAATTTTTAAATATCTACAAACAATTTTTAATATCGGGCGGAATTATTCATTTAAAAACCGATAATGATTTGTTATATGATTATACTAAAAAAATAATTGAGTTTAATAAACTTGAACTTCTATATTCAACAAATAACCTGTATAAAAACGAAAATAATGAAGAAATACTTTCAATAAAAACTTACTATGAAAACATTTTTTTAGAACAAGGGAAAAACATTAATTATTTGAGTTTTAAGCTTTTAAGTCGAAATAAAATTGAAGAACCAACAAAATAATAACTTTTTTGAAAATGTTTATAAAATAACCCGGTTAATTCCATTCGGAAGGGTTACAACTTACGGTGCAATAGCTAAATTTATCGGTTCACCTCAGTCATCAAGAATGGTTGGATGGGCATTAAATAAATGTTCTTTTTCCAAAGATTTTATTCCTGCTCACAGAGTTGTAAACAGAAATGGCATGCTAACAGGTAAAATTCATTTTGGTGACCCTGATTATATGCAGGAACTTTTAAAAAATGAAAATATAATCGTAGTTAATGATATAGTACAGAATTTTAAAGAAATTTTTTGGGACCCCTCTAAAGAAATTATTTTTTGACATTATTAACCTGAATTATTCAGATTAAATGAACATTATTTTTATAACTTTGTTGCTATTTATATTTAATTCAAATAAAAATAAATTTATTAATTATGTCATATACTTCAAAACAAATATTTGATGCATTACGTAATGTTAATCATCCGGCATCGAATAAAGATATTGTTACTCTCGGGATGGTTAATGACCTGAAAATAGAAGGAAAAAAAATCAGTTTTTCATTAGAAACTCAAAAACCAAACGACCCTTTAATTAATTCAATTAAAAAAGCATGTGTAAATGCCATTTTAACTCATGTTGATAAAGATGCAGAAATAAAAGGAAATATAAATGTTAAAACAAAAGAAACAATGAATGATAATAAAATATTACCGGAAGTTAAAAATATTATTGCAATTGCTTCAGGCAAGGGCGGTGTTGGAAAATCAACAGTTGCAACTAATCTGGCAGTTGCTTTTGCACAAAAAGGTTTTAAAACAGGACTTATTGACGCAGATATTTTTGGGCCCTCAATACCAAAAATGTTTAATACTGAAAATGTCAAACCTGTTGCCCGTATGATAAACGGGAAAGAAATGATAGAACCGGTTGAAAAATATGGTGTTAAAATGTTATCAATAGGTTATTTTATTGAACAAGACAGTGCATTAGTATGGAGAGGCCCAATGGCTTCGAATACTTTTAAACAGTTGGTAATGCAAGCTAATTGGGGAGAACTTGACTATTTGTTTGTTGACTTGCCTCCGGGAACAAGTGATATTCATTTAACATTAGTGCAGGAAGTTCATGTTACCGGTGCTGTTATTGTAAGCACACCTCAAAAAGTTGCTCTTGCTGATGCTATTAAAGGAATAAGTATGTTTACAGGCGATAAAATAAATGTACCTGTACTTGGGCTTATTGAAAATATGTCGTGGTTTACTCCGGCAGAATTACCAGATAATAAATATTATATTTTTGGGAAAGATGGTTGTAAAAACTTAGCTGAAAAATATAATATAACTCTTTTAGGACAAATACCACTTATTCAAAGTATATGTGAAAACAGTGATTCAGGAACTCCTTCGGTATTAGAAAAAGACAATGTTGTTAGTGGGTCGTTTTTAAAAATAGTCGATAATCTTATAACACAGATTAATTACAGAAATAAAAATATGGAACCGACAAAAAAAGTGGAAATTACAAATCAGGAAGGCTGTAATTTATAATCAATAAAACATAATTATTATGGAATCTCAAAATAATGAAAAACTAAAAAACGACATCAATATAGTACTTGATAAAGTTAAACCATATCTTCAGGCAGATGGTGGTGATGTTGAACTTGTGGAAGTTACTGACGATTTTGTTGTTAAAGTCAAACTATTAGGAGCATGCGGAAACTGTCCGTATAGTATTCAAACACTTAAAATAGGAATTGAACAGTCGCTAAAAAAAGAAATTCCACAGATAAAAGAAGTTGTTGCTGTTAATTTATAATGTTTTATTCTTGAAGTCCGCAAGGTTTACCTGTCGACAGGTAAACCTTGGGAGTTTTTGAGCCATATTTATTCTTCAAAAGCTTTAAACCCTTTTATTTTAGAATAATTCTTAATGTTTTCTTCTATGCTACAAACCATATTTTGTTTTCCTAATTCTTGATAATAATCTTTTAACATAAAATTATAAGAAATAGTTTGTGTTATTTTTTCAAATAATGGGAAACATTTAGGAGAAATTGTGTCAATAACATTTTCTGCTTTTCTAATTTCATTGATATAAATAAAGTAATGGGCATGATAAATTTTTAAATGATTTGTTGCGTTATCTGTTAAATAATCAGAAATGTTAAATATGGCAGGATTAATATTTTTAATTAAATCTGATAATATATCTATCTCATTACAAAATTGTAATGCCTGAAATATATAAATCAAATATAATTGTGAAGCTAATAATGCCTGATTATCCTTTGTGCCATATATTTTTAATTGCTTTTCTGCTTTTGATAAAATATCCTTCTTATTTATCGAACCAAAATTTTTATGGTAATATATATCAGAAGCAAGAATTCTTCCCGGTAATATTGGGAAAACTTCTCTTTCATTAAATTTCAGCTTTTTCAATTCATCATAAGATGTTTTTAATAATTCTGTATCTTTAATTAAAAAGCTCTTGTAAACCTTTAAATTATAATAAAACAACAATGAAGAAACTAGTTTGCTATATTTATGATATTCTTCTAAAACAAATGAATAAAATCCTGTTATATTATCAACATCAACAAAAATTTCAAAATAAAATTGCCTGGCTTTTGGCAAACTTGCTATTTTAGATATAATTTCCTTTTTTGTATCTTCTGAAAAACTTTTAATAATATTGGCATAAAGCTGTGCTATATCAAAAATATATTTCCTTTTGTTTGGTGCATAATCAAAAATTACCGGTAAGGTATAAAACGATTTAAAAAAAGAAATATCATTGTTCGTCTGACTAAATAAAAGACATTTTTCGAGAAAAGAATATATTTGAGGATAAACTCCATACTCTTTACAAAAGAGTTCTATTTCTTTTATATTGATATTATTTTTATTTAAAATATTAATAAAATAATAGTTTAATTCATTTATATCAAGTTTATCCTTTCGGTTTACTAACAATTCGAAACAACTTAAGCCACAATAAGATGCGAGTATATCCAAAGATGTTTTATTAATAATTGTGTTGTTTTTGATTAAGCCAAAAAATCTTCGTAAGGTATTATAGCTTATTAATTGACCTGTGTAGGAATAAATTGAATCTGACAAATTTACACAATCAGGAGTGTTTTTTATTTCTCTTCCAAACCGCTTTGTAACTTCAGATTTAATTAATTCAATACATTCTTTTGATATGTTTTCCTTTGGTCTGCGACTCATATTATACCAAATAAATTATAAAATATTTCATGAACTATTTCTGTATTATTGCTGTTAAATAAAATATACCGACAAAAGCTATTAAAGCAGCGAGAATTTGATGCTTTTTCATCTTCTCATTGAATAATACCCATGAGATAATAATAGTTATTATATGTGTTGATGAAGCAATTGCACCTGCAATATGAACAGGAATTTCAGTATATGCTAAATTCATAAACAAAACACCGGTTCCTGCGAATAAGCCCAACAATAAAAAATATTTGTAGAATTTCTTGAAATTTAAAATGGAAATTTTCTTTTTATGATACCATTTGAATATTGAAAAGCTCATTATAAGTACTGAAAATTCAAGAATAAAACTCGTTTCTATAAAGCCGATTTGTTTTGCAGGTATTGACAACAAAGGCAATGTTGCTCCCCAAAATACAGCAGCAAGTATTCCGTACAAAATACCTTTCGAAAGTTTATAATTCCTGATTGATTCATAATCTGAAACTATTATCATTATTATAAATATTATTAAAGGAATTATTATTTTAACAGAAAACGATTCTTTTAGAACAATAAAAGAAATAAACTGTACTATTAAAAATGAAATAGTTGCTGTAGTAGCCACTATCCCTGTTGGCGAATATTTTAATGCTTTATTAAAGAAAAATAAACCGAAAAAACTGATAAGACTAATTATAAAAGCAAATCCGACTATTTCAATATAATTAACATTTGATAATCCTTCCTTTATTAAACTTGGTCTGTCAAAGACAAAAATCAATACAACAAAGAATAATAAACTATGGATTGTTCGGTATAATATTGCTTCTTCAACATCTAATTTATCAATAGGCTTTCTCCATAAAGCATTACTTGTACCAAATGCAAAAGTTGAAATTAACTGATATATAATCCCTTGCATATATACTACAAATTTAGAAACATTTTAAATGTACTTATTTGTACTCGAAATGTATTGTTAAATTTAATATTTTTATAAAAAATAACTAATTAATTTATAAAAATATGAAAATTCTTAAAATTTTATTTTTATTATCAACAGTTCTGATTTCGAGTTCCATTTATTCTCAAAAAACAGTTAAGAAATATTGGGATTATTTTGATACAAAAATAAAATCAGAGACTCAAATTGATGGTGCAGGCAGAAGACATGGGGTTATGAAATTTTGGTCAGAGAATGGTTTATTAATGTATAAGGTTCATTATACAAACGGACTTGAAAATGGAATACAAGAGCATTATTTCCCTGGAGGAAAAATACATTTTTATAAAACCTACAAAATGGGAAAAAAAGTTGGCGTTCAGAAAGAATATGCAGTGGATGGAGCAAATTATTACGTTAAAATGCAAAGAGTGCTTGATGATGATGAGAAACTTGCTAAATACTATGAAAATTACGGATACAATAAGAAAAAGTCAGTTTGTGATTATAATGGTAGTTTTATATATTATTATGAGAGTGGGAAGAAACATATAACTGGAAATTATTTAAATAGAAACAGAGTTGGTGAATGGATTACTTATTATGAAAACGGAAGTGTCAAATATAAGGATACTTACAAGAAAGGTATTTTTTCATCAAGAAAACAATACAATGAAAATAATATATTAACTCTTGATATCTCAAGAATTTCTGACACAACTATATTGGTTAAGGAGTATTTTGATAATAGAAAAATTAAACTTGAAAAACAAAAGTTATTTCGTAAGGGATGCGACCCAATCCCATATGGTTTTACAGGAGAAATAAAATATGGAAAAATTCCAAACAACTTTTATACTGAGTATTTTTTTAAAGAACAAATAGGTTGCTATAATAATTATGGGGTTGTTAAAGATTATTATGAAAATGGACAATTGATGAAAGAAGTAAATTTAGCTTCAAAGGATTATAAGGAGTATTATGAAAACGGGCAATTAGCGAAAGAACAGAATGCTAATGAAATGTATATTAAATCTTGGTATGAAGATGGTACTGAAAAAACAATTGAAATTATTTCCTTTGATGAAAATAATATAATGATAATTAATTACTCAAGCTTCCATGTAAATGGCAAACAACATGAAAAGGGAACATATAAACTAAATAGAAACGAAAGAATTTACATTGATAAATGGGAGACATTTTATGAAAATGGCAACAAAAAATCGGAAACAGATTATGTTAATAATAATAATAGATATAAGACAAAATTTGAATGGTACCAAAACGGAAATATGAAATACAAATATATCCAAAACTCTGATACAACAGAAGTTGAGTGGTATGAAACTGGGGTATTAAAAAATCTTACTCAGATTTCTGATAATCATGAAATTACTTATTTACAATTGTTGAAAGAAAAATTACTGTTAGAGAAAAAAAAAGTTAATGACAGAGCTGAAAATTATAAATATGAAGAACAAATAAATGCTGTCGAATTAAATATTGACAACCAAAAAGAAAAGATTAAAGAAAAACGGTATTATGATGAAGCAGGCACTCTTGAAAAAATTGAATTAGAAAGTAATAGAAAAGATGCCTATAATCAAAAGAACAAGGTTTTAAGTAATAAGGAGTATGATAAAATATTTTTAGATATTAATCAACTAAAGTTAGAAATTTACAAGCTGTCACTTCATGAGAAATACAAAGAAGCTTGTAAAGACCAAAATAAAAAAATATTTAAAGTAGAGCTTGCATATCTTATTGTTGTATATAAGGATAATATTTCTCGTCTAGACTACCCTAAAGATATATTTCAGAAAAAACTTCAAAATCAAATGTTTCCCAATAATATTATTCATATTGCTGATATTGAGTCAGGGAATTATATTTCCGGCAAAATATCTAATAAAAAAAAATACATATATAATTCATATCTTTTAATTCTAAATAATTATTTAACAAAAATAACATCTACCCAAGATTTGCAACAAAAATTAAATAAAATAAAAGAATTATCAACAATTGAAGAAAAATTGATCAAAATTTCTTCACAAGAAACCAAAGAATTAAATAAGACTTTAAAAAATGTTAGTGATTCAAACGAAGCTAAAGAAATTATTCTAAATTACTAAATACAATATTATGAAAAATATAATATTCAAACCGTGGTGCAATAATAGATTTAAAGGATGTTATAAACATCTTGTTACAAAAGATTTTGATAGAATAACAATATCATACGGATTTTATAATCGTAATAAGCAAAAAACAAAACAAACTGAATTTATTCCAGTAAAAAATGGATGTATATTTGATTTTCCATTTAACGAAGGGTGGTATTTCGGTGTAAATTTGAGAATAAAATGTCAGCAAAGGCAAAACCAAAATAAAAATAACATTAATATAGCAACCCAAATTTCACAGAATTTTTGTAGATATACCATCCCTCATTACCTTAATGGTGCTGACCATGGAGTAGACTTTTTTGTTTTTCCGATAATTATTGGAAACAAAAAATCACTAAACGATTTTCTTGACGGGTGGTGTAATGCAATTGGTTTTAGAAATATACTTGTTCAAAATATTTTTGAAAATATTCCAGCAAATTTTGAAGACTTTGAAATTATTAACAATCCAAATGATATTGACAATTGGGTTGAAAATAAAATGAATGAATTACTAAGATTGCTTCAAGATGTTAATATGGAAGAATAATGCCCATTTGGAAATATGGGGTATAACTAATTGCCGAAATGCCAGTAAAGTCAGGGCTTGCAGCCCGTTTTTTCGATTTTATTCTTGAAGCCCGCAAAATTTCCTGCCTGCTGGCAGGTAAACCTTGTGGGTTTTTGTAATTGCGTTTGCTTTTATACACAACTCAGCATTCTTCTCCAGAAAGTATTATTGAAGTATCGGTTTTTTCAATTTCAAGGTCAAGTGTTGATTTTAAAATCTCTAAAACAGCATCAAGAGATTGATTATCAAAAGTGGCGGTTACTCTGCAATTTTTAATTGCTTCGGTTTTTATAATGATATTACTATTATAAGTTTTGTTTAAAGTATTAATAATATCAAGTAATTTTTCATTTTTAAAAGACATCCTTTTTGTTTTCCATGACAGGTAATTGTTGTCTTTATTTGTTGATTTAATTAATGTATTTGTTGATTTTGAAAATGTACATTTATTCCCCGGTTTAAGAACCGTATTTATGCTTTTATCCTTTTTGTTTGACACTGCTACTTTGCCTGTATTTACAATTACTTCAATTTTGTCAGACTCTTTGTTAGCATTAATATAAAACGATGTTCCGAGAACTTCAACATCTATTTCGCCTGCATGAATTATAAAAGCTTTGGTTTTATCACTGGAAACATTAAAATATGCTTCTCCTGTAAGGGTAACAATGCGTTTCTTTTTTACAAATTTTTTCGGGTATTTTAATGTAGAATTGTAATTTAAAGTAACCACAGAATTATCAGGGAGCGTTTGTTTTAATATAGTATCAGAAGCAATTAATTTTTGATATTTTAAATTATTAATTAGAAAATAAGTACCCGATGTTGTTAATAATGCTAAAATAAAAATTGCAGCTATTTTGGTTAATATATTTACAAATGAATGTTTTTCAGTCTTTTCTAATTTTATTATTTTATTTTTAGTACTGATTTTCTCTTTAATTTTTTCCCATTCTAAATTAATATCAATAATAGGAACATCTTTAATTTTATCAATACTTTCCCATGCTTTTTTGTATTGAGCAAAAAGATTTTTATTAGCAATATCTTCACTTATCCAATTATTGAGCAGGCTAATTTCTTCCTTATTTGCTTCACCTGATAAATACAGGCTTATTAGTTTTACTATGTTTTCAGAATTATTCACTCAAAATTATGTTATTAATTATACTGATAAATTTATATTCTTCACTCCATG
Protein-coding sequences here:
- the trmB gene encoding tRNA (guanosine(46)-N7)-methyltransferase TrmB, which gives rise to MAKKKLQRFKEFTNFMHVFEPSINEVLNNDFKLKGNWNNVFFKNNNPITLELGCGKGEYSVALAEKYPNRNFIGIDIKGARMWQGAKISNEKELKNIAFLRTKIELINLCFFTNEISRIWLTFPDPQIKNKQTKNRLTSPKFLNIYKQFLISGGIIHLKTDNDLLYDYTKKIIEFNKLELLYSTNNLYKNENNEEILSIKTYYENIFLEQGKNINYLSFKLLSRNKIEEPTK
- a CDS encoding MGMT family protein, whose translation is MKNQQNNNFFENVYKITRLIPFGRVTTYGAIAKFIGSPQSSRMVGWALNKCSFSKDFIPAHRVVNRNGMLTGKIHFGDPDYMQELLKNENIIVVNDIVQNFKEIFWDPSKEIIF
- a CDS encoding Mrp/NBP35 family ATP-binding protein produces the protein MSYTSKQIFDALRNVNHPASNKDIVTLGMVNDLKIEGKKISFSLETQKPNDPLINSIKKACVNAILTHVDKDAEIKGNINVKTKETMNDNKILPEVKNIIAIASGKGGVGKSTVATNLAVAFAQKGFKTGLIDADIFGPSIPKMFNTENVKPVARMINGKEMIEPVEKYGVKMLSIGYFIEQDSALVWRGPMASNTFKQLVMQANWGELDYLFVDLPPGTSDIHLTLVQEVHVTGAVIVSTPQKVALADAIKGISMFTGDKINVPVLGLIENMSWFTPAELPDNKYYIFGKDGCKNLAEKYNITLLGQIPLIQSICENSDSGTPSVLEKDNVVSGSFLKIVDNLITQINYRNKNMEPTKKVEITNQEGCNL
- a CDS encoding NifU family protein, whose translation is MESQNNEKLKNDINIVLDKVKPYLQADGGDVELVEVTDDFVVKVKLLGACGNCPYSIQTLKIGIEQSLKKEIPQIKEVVAVNL
- a CDS encoding EamA family transporter → MQGIIYQLISTFAFGTSNALWRKPIDKLDVEEAILYRTIHSLLFFVVLIFVFDRPSLIKEGLSNVNYIEIVGFAFIISLISFFGLFFFNKALKYSPTGIVATTATISFLIVQFISFIVLKESFSVKIIIPLIIFIIMIIVSDYESIRNYKLSKGILYGILAAVFWGATLPLLSIPAKQIGFIETSFILEFSVLIMSFSIFKWYHKKKISILNFKKFYKYFLLLGLFAGTGVLFMNLAYTEIPVHIAGAIASSTHIITIIISWVLFNEKMKKHQILAALIAFVGIFYLTAIIQK
- a CDS encoding FecR domain-containing protein, yielding MNNSENIVKLISLYLSGEANKEEISLLNNWISEDIANKNLFAQYKKAWESIDKIKDVPIIDINLEWEKIKEKISTKNKIIKLEKTEKHSFVNILTKIAAIFILALLTTSGTYFLINNLKYQKLIASDTILKQTLPDNSVVTLNYNSTLKYPKKFVKKKRIVTLTGEAYFNVSSDKTKAFIIHAGEIDVEVLGTSFYINANKESDKIEVIVNTGKVAVSNKKDKSINTVLKPGNKCTFSKSTNTLIKSTNKDNNYLSWKTKRMSFKNEKLLDIINTLNKTYNSNIIIKTEAIKNCRVTATFDNQSLDAVLEILKSTLDLEIEKTDTSIILSGEEC